The genome window ATTTTCCCCTCAATATATCCTTCAATTGAATTGATAGCAACATCTTTTTCTCTTGCTATATAGTACACAGTCAAAATAAGACAAGATATCGCAGAAGCAAGACAGAATTCCTCTGGAGTAGGATTATCAGATCCTAACAAACCTACTTTTATCTCAGTTCCGTTTAAGTCTACAATAACCTTATCCCTCTCTAGCTTGCCTTCTGCAGTAAACGTTATTATTGTCAATTTATTGCACCTATGTCTCTTAATATTGCAGTTTCTATTCCATACTTAATATATAATCTCGTCCTCTCTTCTTCATTAAATCTCTTGCCAAATTTCTCCTCAACCTTCTCTATTTGCCTAGTAATTACTGTGCTAATATTAGTCTCTATAATAGAGGACTTATTTACCTTAAACGTATAATAAATGTCCAATAACAACTCATACATATCTTCATCTAAGTTAAGTAAAAAATTTCCTACTGCAGGAATAAGTTGATTATTAATCTCAATCATCTTGGCCTTAAAATAAGGCCTCCATGTTAGCATATGTGATTTTACAAACTCCCATGAGGGAGGGAATCCCTTATACTCATCAGCATTAGGTACATTCACAACCTTATATTCCTCACCGTTAATGTCCATCACTGCCTCAACTTCCAGCTCTAAATTTCCTACCTTTTCTTTCATATTTAGTTTTCCTTTCATCCTAATAGAAAAATTTTTTTCTATCTCATTTATCAAATTAACATTGGTGATTACATGTCAAAAGCTGAAGATCCTTGCATACGTGAGTGCTTCTCACCAACTAGTCAATGGAAATTTGTGGATATCTCAGAATGTATCGCAAGATGCAAAACACTTAATGTAATTAAACCTTAGGTCAATTTTCTTAGATAAATTAAAAAGTAGTAAAATATAACTATATTTTGTCGCCTTTGGATTTTCCAGAACTCATCTAAAAAATTTCGGGATGAATGTGTCCTATAGTTTTATTATATTTTGAGATAATGCCATATCTTTTAGTTCATTATTTATAGAGAACGAACTTAGATATTTCCTTAACATCAGTTTATAATTGATTATGAAATATATATATATATGAAACTTATTGAAGCATGTCTATGCAATAAGTAGTTCATAGAGTTATTATGTACTTCATCAATTTGTCGTATATTACGATACTAATTTAAGGGATATTAATTGGAATCTCAATTCATTTATTCAGAAAAATCCTACGCTAAGAAAAGTCTCAAACTAGCTATTATATTTATCTCAACTTTTTATCAGTGCTACAATGGATCATCATAATTCAAGCCGCCCATCGGTCATCATAATAATGGACCGGCCGGGATTTGAACCCGGGACCTCTCGGGTGCGAACCGAGCACTCTTCCAGGCTGAGCTACCGGCCCACTGATTTAAAACTAAGATATAACAAGTTATTAAGCGTTTATACAATATATCCACAGACAAAAAATAAATCTTGCTAGTTTAAAGAAAAAGTTACAATTATACCCATTATTCTTCATCATTATTTTTCTCTTCTTTCTTAGATAAAACGACTGGTTTTTCCTTAGATTTAGCACTCTCTGGAATTGTAGCCAATAATTCCGAATATGCTACCTCACCATGCATAGCGTAATCTCCTATTGCTAGTTCTTGAGGTGCTGCTTGTAATGGTATAAATAATCCTATGAACTTTAGAAGGCCAAAAGTCATTGCGAAGTCATATATAAATACTACTACTACTGCCAGTGCTTGAATTTCTAGTTGATACCAATTACCATAGAGAGCTCCTCTTAATCCTGGAGCCACAAACTGTGTAACTGCCGGATTCGCAAAAACTCCAGTTAATAAGCCACCTAGTATTCCAGCTATCCCGTGAGTTGAAAACACTCCAAGCGTATCATCAACTCTTAGCTTTGGTTCTAACCAATATAGGGCCATCCATGGTATACTTCCGGAGGCTATTCCAATTAACGCAGCTTCCCATCCGTTCACGTAACCTGCAGCTGGTGTAATTGCAACTAAGCCAGTTATAGCACCAC of Sulfolobus sp. E5-1-F contains these proteins:
- a CDS encoding OsmC family protein gives rise to the protein MTIITFTAEGKLERDKVIVDLNGTEIKVGLLGSDNPTPEEFCLASAISCLILTVYYIAREKDVAINSIEGYIEGKMDTKGFQGSKDIPPGLLEVNYELIIDSKDTRISEILKEAEERCPMRDTLTRGVKVNINWKIKS